One part of the Glycine max cultivar Williams 82 chromosome 14, Glycine_max_v4.0, whole genome shotgun sequence genome encodes these proteins:
- the LOC102667976 gene encoding uncharacterized protein, giving the protein MNYSLLERTCCALVWTSHHLRQYMLSHTTWLVSKTDPVKYIFEKLALTGRIARWQVLLFEFDIAYVTQKAIKGSALADYLAQQPLNDYQPMHPKFPDEDIMALFEEEVEDEDRDKWIVWFDDMSNALAHGVGAFWVTPDNQHIPFTARLDFDCTNNMAEYEACALGIQATIDFNIKLLKVYRDLALVIHQLKGE; this is encoded by the coding sequence ATGAATTACTCTCTACtagaaaggacgtgttgtgccttGGTGTGGACATCCCACCATCTACGGCAGTACATGTTAAGCCACACCACTTGGTTGGTATCTAAGACAGACCCAGTCAAGTACATTTTCGAGAAACTCGCTCTCACCGGACggatcgctaggtggcaggttttgctatTTGAGTTCGACATTGCTTATGTCACTCAAAAGGcaataaagggaagtgccttggcAGACTATCTAGCTCAGCAGCCCCTCAATGACTACCAACCCATGCATCCAAAATTcccagatgaggacatcatggccttgtttgaggaggaGGTGGAGGATGAAGATAGGGATAAGTGGATAGTGTGGTTTGACGACATGTCCAACGCCCTAGCCCATGGAGTTGGGGCGTTTTGGGTCACTCCTGACAATCAACACATACCCTTCACAGCAAGGTTGGACTTCGATTGCACGAATAACATGGCGGAATACGAGGCATGCGCCCTTGGGATCCAAGCAACAATTGACTTCAACATCAAATTGCTCAAAGTATACAGAGACTTAGCTTTGGTGATCCATCAATTAAAAGGAGAATGA